One Entelurus aequoreus isolate RoL-2023_Sb linkage group LG09, RoL_Eaeq_v1.1, whole genome shotgun sequence genomic window carries:
- the plekha3 gene encoding pleckstrin homology domain-containing family A member 3: MEGVLYKWTNYMTGWQPRWFVLDDGVLSYYDSEDDVGKGSKGSIKMAVCEIKVHPTDAARLELIIPGEQHFYLRAVNAAERQRWLLALGSSKAGTPDAHRHGGPDCLRTKMSELRLFCDLLVQQVQTIQSQSTTDPEVTSEASLLSATCATFIRTLEECITLTRHSVAPDLQPPERMRRSVSHPGMSTVDRWGVSKDGSRSKQRRHRASSDSSVYDAEPTYKGLLPRLSSDSSSIPEERGNGVSLKTTPTDTDTELFF, from the exons GCTGGCAGCCGCGCTGGTTCGTCTTGGACGATGGCGTGCTCTCCTACTACGACAGCGAGGACGACGTCGGCAAAGGAAGCAAAGGATCCATCAAGATGGCCGTGTGCGAAATCAAAG TCCACCCGACGGACGCCGCCCGTCTGGAGCTGATCATTCCCGGCGAGCAGCACTTTTACCTGCGGGCGGTGAACGCGGCGGAGAGGCAGCGGTGGCTGCTGGCGCTGGGCTCGTCCAAAGCGGGGACGCCGGACGCTCACAGACACGGAG GTCCTGACTGTCTGAGGACCAAGATGTCCGAGCTGCGTCTTTTCTGTGACCTCCTGGTCCAGCAGGTCCAAACCATCCAGTCCCAGTCCACCACAGACCCTGAGGTCACATCTGAG GCGTCCCTCCTCAGTGCCACCTGTGCCACCTTCATCAGGACGCTGGAGGAGTGCATCACCTTGACGCGGCACAGCGTGGCACCTGACCTGCAACCTCCTGAAAGG ATGAGAAGGTCCGTCAGTCACCCGGGAATGTCCACTGTGGACAG GTGGGGGGTCTCCAAAGACGGCTCGAGATCGAAGCAGCGGCGGCACCGGGCGAGCTCGGACAGTTCCGTTTATGACGCCGAGCCAACGTAtaaag GTTTGCTTCCGAGGCTCAGCAGCGACTCGTCCTCCATCCCAGAGGAGCGAGGGAACGGCGTGAGTCTGAAGACCACGCCCACTGACACGGACACTGAGCTCTTCTTCTGA